One segment of Gordonia terrae DNA contains the following:
- a CDS encoding AAA family ATPase, with protein MRLLERTEQLSQISAAFARFPTGSAFSITGESGAGKTTLVAQICATAADVRVLRVACDPLDTPRPLGPVKDLGIGREPMMLADVCEAAFAHLGAEPTLLVVEDLHWVDAASTDVLRFLCRRIESVPLLLLLTHRDLEPQAAARALLAEDVCRIELPPLSVAAIAELVEGTGLDPARVHAATGGNPYFATEVSREPDLPIPSSVRDAVLARTTKVSATDFEALQLIAASPERVADSALPALRIDYPTLQRLADTGLLEWRPDGIVFRHELARRAIESTIPPGGVAHLHAQLLDALEQLGTVHPSVLTHHAVAARDSGRAIRHAFAAAEDAIRGGAHTEAVAYYEIAKQHQRNASARERAELLLALANEQYMVSRLRDAIASVDETFPMWAELGDDAGLATAHVAVGVYEYYSANRQGAESHLTRAAEIAYGTGATTVYSQAQIQRAFLAFMRGDVTGTASLLADTASAPDGELQLWTRVVSESAALSGGEEDSRRRLLAHMETARARGFDELASTVYSQVASLDVEQGRYRAADRILDVGLPFTVERDIQICRHWQTAVRSRLQLTRGHWNGALEDAAAVIEADGMPIATLWPLLVTVLVPLRRGAPFDAAEIENAWTLASQIDEPLRRLAVLTALAEISWMTGIEDARVVASDTLDDDGTEWGSGSLAVWRSRLGLPTQTGRIAEPYRLSLDGRHADAARWWSDAGDPFSSALCWLDSDDPGRGVTMLDGLGAVGTADRARAMLRERGCASVPQRPRPATRVNPGGLTNRQLEVARLVAEGLSNTEIAGRLYISSKTADHHVSAVLSKLGMTSRREILAQGVELGLR; from the coding sequence GTGCGTCTGTTGGAGAGAACCGAGCAGTTGTCGCAGATCAGCGCGGCATTTGCCCGGTTCCCGACCGGCTCGGCGTTCTCGATCACGGGCGAGAGCGGCGCGGGCAAGACGACGCTGGTCGCGCAGATCTGTGCGACCGCTGCAGATGTGCGCGTCCTGCGGGTGGCCTGCGATCCGCTCGACACCCCGCGACCACTGGGACCGGTGAAGGATCTCGGGATCGGCCGCGAGCCGATGATGCTGGCCGACGTCTGCGAGGCCGCCTTCGCCCATCTCGGCGCCGAGCCGACGCTGCTGGTGGTAGAAGATCTGCACTGGGTCGACGCCGCCTCGACCGATGTGCTGCGGTTCCTGTGTCGCCGGATCGAGTCGGTGCCGCTGCTCTTGCTGCTGACTCATCGAGATCTCGAACCGCAGGCGGCGGCGCGTGCACTTCTCGCCGAAGACGTCTGTCGGATCGAACTGCCGCCGCTCAGCGTCGCGGCGATCGCAGAGCTGGTCGAGGGCACAGGTCTCGATCCCGCGCGTGTGCATGCCGCGACCGGCGGCAACCCCTATTTCGCGACCGAGGTCTCTCGTGAACCCGATCTGCCGATCCCGTCCTCGGTGCGTGACGCGGTGCTGGCACGGACGACGAAGGTCAGCGCTACAGATTTCGAGGCGCTCCAGCTGATAGCTGCTTCGCCGGAACGCGTCGCCGACAGCGCGTTGCCCGCCTTGCGCATCGACTACCCCACACTCCAGCGGCTCGCCGACACCGGGCTGCTGGAGTGGCGACCCGATGGCATCGTCTTTCGACATGAGTTGGCCCGGCGGGCAATCGAATCCACGATCCCACCGGGTGGGGTCGCACATCTGCACGCGCAGCTCCTGGACGCGCTGGAACAGTTGGGTACCGTGCACCCGTCGGTGCTGACCCATCACGCCGTCGCGGCCCGAGACTCCGGCCGAGCCATCCGTCATGCGTTCGCGGCGGCCGAGGACGCCATCCGCGGTGGCGCACACACCGAGGCCGTCGCCTACTACGAGATCGCGAAGCAGCATCAGCGCAACGCTTCTGCGCGCGAGCGTGCGGAGTTGCTGCTTGCACTGGCCAACGAGCAGTACATGGTCAGCCGACTGCGCGATGCGATAGCCAGCGTCGACGAGACGTTCCCGATGTGGGCCGAGCTCGGCGACGACGCCGGTTTGGCGACAGCGCATGTGGCCGTCGGGGTCTACGAGTACTACAGCGCCAACCGGCAGGGTGCCGAGTCGCACCTGACTCGTGCGGCGGAGATCGCGTATGGCACGGGCGCCACGACGGTGTACAGCCAGGCCCAGATCCAGCGCGCGTTCCTGGCGTTCATGCGCGGCGACGTGACGGGTACCGCATCCCTACTGGCCGACACCGCCTCGGCTCCCGATGGGGAACTCCAGCTGTGGACTCGGGTCGTCTCGGAATCGGCCGCGCTGTCCGGTGGTGAGGAGGATTCGCGCCGCAGGCTTCTCGCGCACATGGAGACCGCGCGCGCACGCGGCTTCGACGAACTGGCGTCGACCGTATATTCGCAAGTGGCCAGCCTCGACGTCGAACAGGGCAGATACCGTGCTGCCGACCGGATTCTCGACGTCGGACTCCCGTTCACGGTCGAACGGGACATCCAGATCTGTCGCCACTGGCAGACGGCGGTCCGGAGTCGGCTGCAGTTGACGCGTGGCCACTGGAACGGTGCCCTCGAGGACGCCGCTGCGGTCATCGAGGCCGACGGGATGCCGATCGCCACGCTGTGGCCGCTCCTGGTCACGGTGTTGGTGCCACTTCGCCGTGGTGCCCCGTTCGATGCCGCCGAGATCGAGAACGCGTGGACGCTGGCCAGCCAGATCGACGAACCCCTACGGCGACTCGCGGTTCTGACCGCGCTCGCGGAGATCAGCTGGATGACCGGGATCGAGGATGCGCGGGTCGTCGCGTCGGACACCCTCGACGACGACGGAACCGAGTGGGGGTCGGGAAGTCTCGCCGTGTGGCGGTCCCGGCTGGGTCTGCCGACGCAGACCGGCCGGATCGCGGAACCGTATCGGCTGTCGCTCGACGGCCGGCACGCCGACGCCGCGCGATGGTGGTCGGACGCGGGTGATCCGTTCTCGTCGGCGCTGTGTTGGTTGGACTCCGACGATCCCGGACGCGGTGTGACGATGCTCGACGGACTCGGCGCCGTGGGTACCGCGGATCGAGCACGGGCGATGCTGCGCGAACGAGGTTGCGCCTCTGTCCCCCAGCGACCCAGGCCGGCGACGCGGGTGAATCCCGGCGGCCTGACGAACCGGCAATTGGAAGTCGCACGTCTGGTGGCCGAGGGGTTGTCGAACACCGAGATCGCCGGGCGCCTGTACATCTCGTCGAAGACCGCGGACCACCACGTTTCGGCGGTGCTGTCCAAGCTGGGGATGACCTCGCGTCGTGAGATCCTGGCGCAGGGCGTCGAGTTGGGGCTGAGATAG
- a CDS encoding class I SAM-dependent methyltransferase — MTTSLSPDLVSLRDKQQKVWSSGDYNRIAALTVPVNEATVAAASVVPGDRVLDVATGTGHSALAAGRQGGDVTAIDYVPALLDIARSRAAAEHLDVDFIEAPAEVLPFGNGAFDTGISTIGIMFAADHEQAARELTRVVRPGGRIVVTSWTADGFVGGMLAAVGRHVTPPPGARPGTRWGDQEYVASLLGDRVQSLDSHTAALTVRFVDASAFADLFLSHYGPTFTAASKLDDDGEQALRADLIALAESYEQPVPGGISIDWEYRVVEAVRS, encoded by the coding sequence ATGACGACATCCCTCTCCCCGGACCTCGTCTCGTTGCGCGACAAGCAGCAGAAGGTCTGGAGCAGCGGCGATTACAACCGAATCGCCGCGCTGACCGTGCCGGTCAACGAAGCGACCGTCGCCGCGGCGTCGGTCGTCCCCGGCGACCGTGTTCTCGACGTCGCGACCGGCACCGGCCACTCGGCACTCGCCGCAGGCCGGCAGGGCGGCGACGTCACCGCGATCGACTATGTGCCTGCGCTTCTCGACATCGCCCGCAGTCGTGCAGCCGCAGAGCATCTCGACGTCGACTTCATCGAGGCCCCCGCCGAGGTTCTGCCGTTCGGCAACGGGGCCTTCGACACCGGCATCTCGACGATCGGCATCATGTTCGCCGCCGATCACGAACAGGCGGCCCGCGAGCTGACCCGCGTCGTCCGACCGGGTGGGCGGATCGTCGTCACGAGCTGGACTGCGGACGGTTTCGTCGGCGGGATGCTCGCCGCCGTCGGCCGCCACGTGACGCCACCTCCCGGAGCTCGTCCCGGCACTCGTTGGGGCGACCAGGAGTACGTCGCCTCGCTGCTCGGTGACCGTGTGCAGTCGCTGGACTCGCACACTGCCGCGCTGACCGTGAGGTTCGTCGACGCGTCCGCGTTCGCGGACTTGTTCCTGAGCCATTACGGGCCGACGTTCACCGCCGCGTCGAAGCTCGACGACGACGGTGAGCAGGCACTGCGAGCCGATCTCATCGCACTCGCAGAGTCCTACGAACAGCCGGTCCCCGGCGGGATCTCGATCGACTGGGAGTACCGCGTGGTCGAGGCGGTGCGGTCGTGA